The Montipora foliosa isolate CH-2021 chromosome 1, ASM3666993v2, whole genome shotgun sequence genome has a window encoding:
- the LOC137981854 gene encoding uncharacterized protein, with the protein MLVSICTACSEYSLESSINFEKGELLKETMNRRRNRDREPSRIPLKRILKVLNKKKYRKKVQLFVRQSIPKSSFITNLSQNHKIWQLWYNRDTFYSKYAFNMKTQKCKMRQKHCSCIHRCDNKSSLKGGMHHNTADSLWNCLSQRLAQIGLIPHDVGGSGDCFFKSVSHQLYGTADLHVEVRMAGISHLHNYPELYIESISDDTWENYIKQMSIPGTWCDHLIIQAVANAFNCVIHITESNTNSLQATIITPVLQQEIQQTIFIGYINDLHYVSTVTHSNSQLKNRLNYLKRKYSVSEYDKEKKLEKRRANYKKQLSEESAEKKQERLAKMRASYNKRCSEETAEKKQERLAKRRANYNKQASQQPVKERQEQLINTPIHEQTQAKSNIDMFHKSNIYTVYQCSVCREAWPIKFRPKIANQYQCSRCTNDKQQPNKFSKENDMIPSLVPSQLACLTQVEEMLIARALPIMRVYIRPGGQRGYSGHCINLPQNVGELAHSLPRYPKDLSVIVVKMKGKDNSFKDVTVRRQNVADALHWLINNNPYYKDIIINNDSLNSLPLHGVPQDLLSIETENLENSEASEPDLGPQNKEDIVYNESTEMSSFLPIPECQQQEVQAIQQQLCHQPTHMPWPTVDNEPLNEYLTPFLATLAFPTLFPDGKGDPTNPSLHRDVPLAERVKHLLRFGENIDGKWLYRFASHPRFAYWALNMIQRKRILQQTGIFLKQNPGEAHLTAEELQQMAADNNTDVFVSKLSRYLSNITGSNAYWHKAKEDLKAIISHVGAPTFFFTFSSADMHWPDLHALFSSSLSDTTPESRRQNVINNPHITDWFFTQRLENFIKHWLYNSLDAEWHWYRFEYQARGSIHCHGVAKLKNDPGLCQLSETALKGYLAEVSLDKAEQSDILELNKQILEGKKASQTVCEYVDWLLSTYNPDPPEDGFWIKPSIHPCQRQHKDIMNTQQSDDDYVDLLNTVQRHTRCSTNYCLRKKQNETNVKCRFNFPFQPCTGTKLEFEPIHTKDGSPKYKAKVITKRNDARLNNHQRLQLQGWRANCDIQVVIDYHACVEYLAKYASKGEPRSPVLKQAFNSIMHSWKNNSNPTKLIKKVIMKSLGQRDFSAQETMHHLMSLKLVSSSFNVVPISLNGSRRINTNSFDGALVTNESLLDVYANREKYAQTDPNIVMLNFVTFASKYKLVNKKLTSQPQNTVPRVFPVFSSNPKGPNFGLYCKYQLLRYKPWQTTQENAWGDQPGSDDIYITSWKAFLQTQYAKQHVPDWHEKLQTFENLSENDTDCENISQQLPQREEWMHLADLIPGSFVNTTEETLQPDCNNYNWQNDKCKYEHHIIAEMPSWVKSKKDTFSVALPQQNIDISTFTDMQAHAYNMINAHSEQASPKDPLLLIVNGVAGTGKSYLINAIRSLLGTSCAVTATTGKASYNINGCTIHSLLKLPVGSRGNKELTSQALLRLQNNLKGISYIIIDEYSMLGQTMLGWIDRRCRQATGISDEVFGGLSIILFGDPGQLPPVADKPLQPSNTTNLTEFQNATRLYFSNEEVANYNFEKLSALHNPIACVNARHSSDLAKKASPDEMAGLEPCVFLAKGAQVMLTMNLWTDVGLCNGATGTVIDFIYADSHQPPDLPQAVIVKFDNYEGPSISKSISSCVPICPITVTCQSLDGMHERQQLPLKLAWAITIHKSQGLTLPKAWIDIGQTEKTAGISYVAISRVKTLGSCIIEPMTFERLKGLRKSANLKYRLEEENRLDQLAQKTCRNLIKK; encoded by the exons ATGCTTGTTAGTATTTGCACTGCATGTTCGGAATACAGCCTAGAAAGTTCAATCAATTTTGAGAAGGGTGAACTTTTGAAAGAAACCATGAATCGAAGAAGAAATAGAGACAGGGAGCCATCTCGAATTCCTCTAAAAAGAATTCTAAAGGtgcttaacaaaaaaaaatatagaaaaaagGTACAGCTGTTTGTTAGACAAAGTATTCCAAAGAGTTCATTTATCACTAATTTGAGTCAAAACCACAAAATCTGGCAATTATGGTACAACAGAGATActttttatagcaaatatgCCTTCAACATGAAGACACAGAAATGTAAGATGAGACAAAAGCATTGTAGCTGCATACACCGCTGTGATAATAAGTCAAGTTTGAAGGGAGGTATGCATCATAATACAGCTGATTCACTGTGGAATTGTTTAAGTCAAAGGCTTGCACAAATAGGTTTAATACCTCATGATGTTGGGGGATCTGGTGATTGTTTTTTCAAATCAGTTTCACATCAACTTTATGGAACTGCAGACCTACATGTAGAAGTTCGCATGGCCGGGATAAGTCATTTACATAATTACCCGGAACTATATATTGAGAGTATTTCTGATGATACCTGGGAAAACTATATTAAGCAAATGTCAATACCTGGTACTTGGTGTGATCATCTCATTATACAAGCTGTTGCTAATGCCTTTAACTGCGTCATTCATATCACAGAATCTAATACTAATTCACTGCAAGCTACAATTATAACTCCTGTTCTTCAGCAGGAAATACAGCAGACAATATTTATTGGGTACATTAATGATCTGCACTATGTTTCAACTGTGACACACAGTAACAGTCAACTTAAAAATAGATTAAATTACTTAAAGAGAAAATACAGTGTTTCAGAATATGACAAGgagaagaaacttgaaaaaagaagaGCCAATTATAAAAAACAATTATCTGAAGAAAGTGctgaaaaaaagcaagaaaggcTTGCAAAAATGAGAGCTAGTTATAACAAACGATGCTCtgaagaaactgctgaaaaaaagcaagaaaggcTTGCAAAAAGGAGAGCGAATTATAATAAACAAGCTTCTCAGCAACCAGTGAAAGAGAGGCAAGAACAACTGATTAATACTCCAATTCATGAGCAAACACAGGCAAAAAGCAATATTGATATGTTTCATAAGTCCAATATCTATACAGTTTACCAGTGTTCTGTTTGTCGGGAAGCATGGCCCATAAAGTTCAGGCCAAAAATCGCTAATCAATATCAGTGTTCAAGGTGCACCAATGATAAACAACAACCAAACAAATTTTCAAAAGAGAATGATATGATTCCTTCATTAGTTCCTTCTCAGCTTGCCTGCTTAACCCAAGTAGAAGAAATGCTTATTGCCCGAGCACTTCCCATTATGCGTGTTTACATAAGGCCTGGTGGGCAACGGGGCTATTCAGGTCACTGTATCAACCTTCCACAGAATGTAGGTGAACTAGCACATTCTCTACCAAGATACCCAAAAGATTTATCTGTTATAGTTGTCAAGATGAAAGGTAAAGACAACAGCTTTAAAGATGTAACAGTTCGAAGACAAAATGTTGCAGATGCACTGCATTGGCTTATTAATAACAATCCGTATTACAAAGACATAATTATCAACAACGATTCTTTGAACTCATTGCCTTTGCATGGTGTACCACAAGATCTACTTTCAATAGAAACAGAAAATCTTGAAAACAGTGAAGCTAGCGAGCCTGACTTAGGGCCTCAAAACAAAGAAGACATAGTTTACAATGAAAGCACAGAAATGAGCAGTTTTCTACCTATCCCTGAATGTCAACAGCAAGAAGTTCAAGCTATACAACAACAGTTGTGTCACCAGCCTACACATATGCCTTGGCCAACAGTAGATAATGAGCCATTGAATGAGTATCTAACTCCTTTCTTAGCAACATTAGCTTTCCCTACATTATTTCCTGATGGCAAGGGTGACCCTACCAATCCTTCACTTCACAGAGATGTACCTCTTGCAGAAAGAGTTAAGCATCTTTTAAGATTTGGAGAAAATATAGATGGCAAGTGGCTATACCGCTTTGCCAGTCATCCAAGATTTGCTTACTGGGCTTTGAATATGATCCAAAGAAAACGTATTCTGCAGCAAACAGGAATATTTCTCAAACAGAATCCTGGAGAAGCACATCTGACTGCAGAAGAACTGCAACAAATGGCAGCTGACAACAACACAGATGTTTTCGTATCTAAGTTATCACGCTATCTTAGTAACATAACTGGCTCAAATGCTTATTGGCATAAAGCTAAAGAGGATTTAAAAGCAATAATAAGTCATGTTGGAGCTCCAACattctttttcactttttcctCTGCTGACATGCATTGGCCTGACCTACATGCATTATTTAGCAGCTCATTAAGTGATACCACACCTGAGAGCAGACGGCAGAATGTCATTAACAATCCTCACATCACTGACTGGTTCTTTACACAGCGTTTAGAAAACTTTATTAAACATTGGTTGTATAATTCACTGGATGCTGAGTGGCACTGGTACAGATTTGAGTACCAAGCCAGAGGTAGTATACACTGTCATGGTGTTGCAAAACTTAAGAATGACCCAGGATTATGTCAACTTTCAGAAACAGCTCTTAAAGGCTATTTGGCAGAAGTGTCCCTTGATAAAGCTGAACAATcagatattctagaactaaaCAAACAGAtactggaaggaaaaaaagctTCTCAAACTGTATGTGAATATGTAGACTGGTTATTATCTACATACAATCCAGACCCACCAGAGGACGGTTTTTGGATTAAACCCTCCATTCATCCTTGCCAGAGGCAACACAAAGATATTATGAACACTCAACAATCTGATGATGATTATGTAGACTTACTGAATACAGTACAAAGGCACACTCGTTGCAGTACCAATTATTGTCTTAGAAAGAAACAGAATGAAACAAATGTTAAGTGCAGATTTAACTTTCCATTTCAACCTTGCACTGGTACAAAACTAGAATTTGAACCAATTCATACAAAAGATGGAAGTCCCAAATACAAGGCCAAAGTAATAACAAAGCGCAATGATGCTAGGCTAAATAATCATCAGCGCCTCCAACTGCAAGGCTGGAGGGCAAACTGTGACATTCAGGTGGTAATTGATTACCATGCATGTGTTGAATATCTTGCCAAATATGCATCTAAAGGAGAACCAAGGTCACCAGTATTAAAACAGGCATTCAATTCTATAATGCACTCTTGGAAAAACAACAGTAACCCTACAAAACTCATTAAGAAAGTGATCATGAAGTCACTTGGTCAACGTGATTTTTCTGCACAAGAGACAATGCATCATCTTATGTCACTTAAACTGGTAAGCTCATCCTTTAATGTGGTTCCAATCAGTTTAAATGGTTCTCGCAGAATCAATACTAATTCTTTTGATGGCGCTCTTGTTACAAATGAATCGCTGCTGGATGTTTATGCAAACCGTGAAAAATATGCCCAAACCGATCCAAATATAGTCATGTtaaattttgtaacttttgccTCCAAATACAAACTTGTCAACAAAAAGCTAACAAGTCAACCACAAAACACTGTACCAAGAGTTTTCCCTGTTTTTTCTTCCAATCCAAAGGGTCCAAATTTTGGCCTTTATTGTAAATATCAGTTGCTTAGATACAAACCTTGGCAGACTACACAGGAAAATGCTTGGGGTGATCAACCAGGTTCTGACGATATATATATCACTTCATGGAAAGCATTCCTTCAAACACAATATGCTAAACAGCATGTACCTGATTGGCATGAAAAACTgcaaacttttgaaaacttATCAGAAAATGACACTGATTGTGAAAACATTTCACAACAACTGCCACAACGGGAAGAGTGGATgcatctagctgatcttattCCTGGGTCTTTTGTTAACACAACTGAGGAAACACTTCAGCCTGATTGTAACAATTACAACTGGCAAAATGACAAGTGCAAGTATGAACACCATATTATAGCAGAAATGCCTTCCTGGGTAAAATCTAAAAAGGACACATTTTCAGTTGCATTGCCCCAACAAAATATTGATATTAGTACTTTTACTGATATGCAAGCACATGCATACAACATGATAAATGCACATTCTGAACAAGCTTCTCCAAAAGATCCGTTGTTACTCATTGTGAATGGAGTTGCTGGCACTGGTAAAAGTTATCTTATCAATGCCATTCGAAGTCTACTCGGAACATCTTGTGCAGTGACTGCCACCACTGGCAAAGCTTCCTATAACATAAATGGCTGTACAATCCATTCACTGTTAAAACTTCCAGTTGGTTCAAGAGGCAACAAGGAGTTGACTAGTCAGGCTCTTCTGAGATTGCAGAACAACCTCAAAGGCATCAGTTATATTATAATTGATGAATACTCTATGCTAGGACAAACAATGCTTGGCTGGATTGATAGACGCTGCAGACAAGCAACAGGCATAAGTGATGAAGTTTTTGGTGGACTGTCAATCATATTATTTGGTGATCCTGGTCAATTACCACCTGTCGCTGATAAGCCTTT ACAACCTTCTAATACAACAAACTTGACTGAGTTTCAAAATGCCACCAGACTATATTTTAGCAATGAAGAAGTTGCAAATtacaactttgaaaaactgtctgCACTTCATAACCCAATAGCATGTGTCAACGCACGTCATTCAAGTGATTTAGCTAAGAAAGCTAGCCCTGATGAAATGGCAGGACTAGAACCTTGTGTTTTCCTTGCAAAAGGGGCACAAGTAATGCTTACTATGAATTTGTGGACAGATGTTGGGCTTTGCAATGGTGCAACTGGAACTGTTATAGACTTCATTTATGCAGACAGTCACCAGCCTCCTGACTTACCTCAGGCAGTTATTGTGAAATTTGACAACTACGAAGGCCCATCAATTAGCAAGTCCATTTCATCATGCGTTCCTATATGCCCAATCACAGTTACTTGTCAATCTCTTGATGGAATGCATGAGCGACAACAACTGCCGTTAAAACTGGCTTGGGCAATAACAATACACAAGAGCCAAGGTCTAACACTACCAAAAGCATGGATTGACATTGGTCAAACTGAAAAAACTGCAGGCATTTCATATGTGGCAATTAGCCGAGTTAAAACACTTGGTTCTTGCATTATTGAACCAATGACCTTTGAAAGGCTTAAAGGTCTTAGAAAGTCAGCCAATTTAAAATATAGGCTTGAAGAAGAGAACAGACTTGATCAACTTGCACAAAAAACATgcagaaatttaattaaaaaatag
- the LOC137976491 gene encoding adenosine receptor A3-like, translating into MAKNCSKGNPSPTEQVTFLSIQVVVIIICLCGNSLLIRAFLKFSTLRTASNVIVMSLCIADILIPVSLILHMMKGALKKHGSNDEIKLTICKASTSSSFVLTSVIIFHLVLISVDRFVAIKFSLRYHSILTHRRALIASIAMWLWAALITLVFPLALKASHNDATFERLKSAFHPCQKASNQRSNSIDAYAIFIITQLVIPLVIILCSYSYIYIGSFKHRNHIASQNDASRILILKQELKGARVLAITVSLCLLSILPLLIFTCLRTFGKRRDNCDDPKIPGIKRIAYNVAMSMNAICNPLIYGLGNQQVRRALRRIFKGA; encoded by the coding sequence ATGGCGAAAAATTGTTCGAAAGGAAATCCAAGCCCAACCGAGCAGGTGACATTTTTGAGCATCCAAGTCGTCGTGATCATCATTTGTCTCTGTGGAAACTCTCTCCTGATCagagcgtttttgaaattttccacCCTGCGAACCGCCTCGAACGTGATAGTGATGAGTTTGTGCATTGCTGATATTTTAATACCTGTCTCACTCATTCTCCACATGATGAAAGGTGCGCTTAAAAAACATGGATCTAACGACGAAATCAAGCTTACAATTTGCAaggcaagcacctcaagtagcttCGTTTTGACCTCGGTCATCATTTTTCATCTGGTGTTGATCAGCGTGGATCGTTTCGTGGCAATCAAGTTCTCTCTGCGGTACCACTCTATTTTGACCCATCGCCGAGCGCTGATTGCTTCTATTGCGATGTGGTTGTGGGCTGCCCTGATAACTTTGGTCTTTCCGCTAGCCCTGAAAGCAAGTCATAACGATGCCACCTTCGAAAGATTAAAGAGCGCTTTCCATCCATGCCAAAAAGCCTCGAACCAGAGGTCCAATTCAATCGACGCGTACGCGATCTTCATAATAACACAACTAGTAATCCCTTTGGTGATCATTCTATGCTCGTACAGCTACATCTATATAGGGTCTTTCAAACACCGAAACCACATCGCATCACAGAACGACGCGTCAAGAATTTTAATCCTAAAGCAGGAACTAAAAGGGGCTCGTGTCCTCGCCATTACTGTTTCACTTTGCCTTCTGAGTATCTTGCCATTATTAATATTTACATGCCTCCGTACCTTTGGCAAACGTCGTGACAATTGCGATGACCCCAAAATACCAGGAATTAAAAGGATCGCTTACAACGTAGCGATGAGTATGAACGCCATCTGCAATCCACTTATCTACGGCTTGGGAAACCAGCAAGTTAGGCGAGCTCTACGACGAATATTCAAGGGCGCTTAA
- the LOC137976481 gene encoding uncharacterized protein, which translates to MESSKANDTPELHCYVHSVSPLKKSGHTSYINCTLQTKSKVHRGVCFATSKQETLEAMEKQKSPVKIKNFTINNKYGTEDVVINKNTTITPITADFEYHSQEKVLSISSLTNVAPEQLVAIKGYLAHLSATKKIIVQGSELKKQEGYIADPSGSIKIIFWGNHTDEVQQGSTYFFNKVRVKISQDQKYLNTPKQESECIIESAEPFKETLPVVDEVSTSKEVIGSIIGINNVNKYSSCCTCAKKVTIKGKLAYCDRCKMTQKLSACGVQWSFKIVLHTEDNPRQKINLNIYGQQMVQKLFTICEITETASEDEAEVAILNTELFKFSFDTQSHKVIDIDPIHI; encoded by the exons ATGGAATCAAGCAAAGCAAATG ATACACCAGAACTACACTGTTATGTCCATTCAGTGTCTCCACTCAAAAAGTCAGGCCATACATCGTACATCAATTGCACTCTGCAGACAAAATCTAAAGTGCACAGAGGTGTCTGTTTTGCAACTTCCAAACAAGAAACCCTTGAAGCAATGGAAAAGCAAAAATCTCCTGTCAAGATAAAAAACTTCACCATCAACAACAAATATGGCACAGAAGATGTGGTAATCAACAAAAACACCACCATTACACCAATCACTGCTGACTTTGAGTACCACAGTCAGGAAAAAGTCCTTTCAATTTCTTCGCTTACAAACGTTGCACCAGAACAGCTTGTTGCTATTAAGGGATACCTGGCCCACCTAAGtgcaacaaagaaaattatAGTTCAAGGATCTGAACTAAAGAAACAAGAGGGTTATATTGCAGACCCATCAGGATCTATCAAGATCATATTTTGGGGAAATCACACTGACGAAGTCCAGCAAGGATCTACCTACTTCTTTAACAAAGTCAGAGTCAAAATAAGTCAAGATCAGAAGTACTTAAACACGCCAAAGCAGGAATCAGAGTGCATCATCGAATCAGCAGAACCCTTTAAAGAAACACTCCCTGTTGTGGATGAAGTTTCCACAAGCAAAGAAGTCATCGGCAGTATTATTGGAATAAACAATGTTAACAAATACAGTTCCTGTTGTACCTGTGCGAAAAAAGTCACCATCAAAGGCAAGCTCGCCTATTGTGATAGATGTAAGATGACACAGAAATTAAGTGCTTGCGGTGTGCAATGGAGCTTCAAAATCGTTCTTCACACCGAAGATAACCCACGACAAAAGATCAACCTTAACATCTATGGTCAGCAGATGGTGCAGAAGCTGTTTACAATCTGTGAAATAACCGAAACAGCATCAGAAGACGAAGCAGAGGTGGCAATACTCAACACTGAGCTCTTTAAGTTCAGCTTTGACACACAGTCTCATAAAGTTATTGACATTGATCCCATCCACATTTAA